A part of Anabas testudineus chromosome 9, fAnaTes1.2, whole genome shotgun sequence genomic DNA contains:
- the ikbkb gene encoding inhibitor of nuclear factor kappa-B kinase subunit beta, which yields MNPVHLQQVQSCGHWELKERLGTGGFGNVTRWQNKETEEQIAIKQCRQELSERNRERWCLEIQIMKRLNHVNVVAAREVPEGMQKTVATNDLPLLAMEYCQGGDLRKYLNLLENCCGMREGSVLILLRDISSALTYLHNKRIIHRDLKPENIVLQQGEKRLIHKIIDLGYAKELDQSSLCTSFVGTLQYLAPELIERQKYTVTVDYWSFGTLVFECITGFRPFLPTWQPVPWHNKLRLKQDSDIVVYEDLSGDVRFSKHLPQPNNLNSLLLEKLERWLQLMLKWSPQERGKDPNTTPTDCFSQLEILLKLKLVHVLNMMSARILTYSVSDNETVAELQLRIEKDTNIPAANQELLLEAGLALEPHGAATQCAIDYTEIDGRRTDLPLVFLFDRSSCSYEPQFAPRALPENIRVVQSDPKRALPYSHLRRTCGQAWHTIRSLKEDWQRLQQGQKAAIMSLLRHNSSLSKQKNEMVSMHQRLTAKLEFFITSLHIDMDKYQEQTATGIASEKLLSVWREMEQTALSCGQAKVSELEEEMMQLQPDIVDVQRQPWRSGEALDTLEGKAMELFRKLREKHRDQRCPGDGQEVVRLVVQAVQFYERKLKDFYTHLSKTAVCRQRVMELLPKVEGVVQRMAESEQVLMSLQEKRQRELWNLLKVACSKVRSPVSGSPDGLRTPSSVPPLLTPRPSLQQFDEPLVEESRTFESRLQSLLHDTIQESESSMEMLREWTWLSGSDLS from the exons ATGAATCCAGTCCACCTGCAGCAGGTACAGAGCTGTGGGCACTGGGAGCTCAAAGAGCGTCTGGGCACCGGCGGCTTTGGGAATGTAACAAGATGGCAAAATAAG gaaacagaggagcagaTTGCTATAAAGCAGTGTCGTCAGGAGCTCAgcgagagaaacagagagagatggtgtCTGGAGATCCAGATCATGAAGAG GTTGAACCATGTCAATGTGGTTGCTGCCAGAGAGGTTCCTGAGGGAATGCAGAAAACTGTGGCCACCAATGACTTGCCACTGCTGGCAATGGAGTACTGTCAGGGGGGGGACTTGAGAAAG TATCTGAACCTGTTGGAGAACTGCTGCGGAATGAGGGAGGGCTCTGTTTTGATTCTGTTACGCGACATTT CGTCGGCTCTGACCTACCTCCACAACAAGAGGATCATCCACAGAGATTTGAAACCTGAAAACATCGTgctgcagcagggagagaaaaga TTGATCCACAAGATCATAGATCTTGGATATGCTAAAGAGCTGGACCAGAGTAGCCTTTGCACTTCATTTGTGGGAACCCTGCAGTACTTG GCTCCAGAGCTCATCGAGAGGCAGAAGTACACGGTCACGGTGGACTACTGGAGCTTTGGGACTTTGGTGTTTGAGTGTATCACAGGATTTCGCCCTTTCTTACCAACGTGGCAGCCTGTTCCCTG GCACAATAAACTGAGGCTAAAACAGGACAGTGACATTGTAGTCTATGAGGACCTCTCAGGGGACGTCCGCTTCTCTAAACATCTTCCCCAGCCCAACAACCTCAATAG TCTGTTATTGGAGAAGCTGGAGAGGTGGCTGCAGCTCATGTTAAAGTGGTCTCCTCAGGAAAGAGGCAAAGATCCCAATACTACACCCACTGACTGCTTCTCCCAGCTGGAGATCTTACTGAAACTGAAG cTAGTTCATGTGCTGAACATGATGTCCGCTAGGATCTTGACATACTCAGTCTCGGACAATGAGACGGTGGCCGAACTGCAGCTGAGAATAGAAAAAGATACCAACATCcctgcagccaatcaggagctgctgctggaagCAGGATTAGCCTTGGAGCCTCATGGAGCGGCCACTCAGTGCGCCATAGATTACACA GAGATAGACGGGCGTCGAACAGATTTGCCTCTCGTCTTCCTGTTTGATCGCTCCTCTTGCAGTTATGAGCCCCAGTTTGCTCCACGTGCTCTCCCTGAAAACATCCGCGTTGTCC agAGTGATCCCAAGCGTGCTCTGCCTTACAGCCATCTGAGGAGGACTTGCGGCCAGGCGTGGCACACCATCCGCTCTCTGAAAGAAGACTGGCAAAGACTTCAGCAGGGGCAGAAAGCTGCCAT TATGAGCCTGCTGAGACACAACTCTTCACTGTCCAAACAGAAGAATGAGATGGTGTCTATGCACCAGAGACTTACAGCTAAGCTGGAGTTCTTCATCACGAGCCTTCACATAGACATGGACAAATACCAGGAGCAGACAGCCACTGGGATCG CATCAGAGAAACTCCTGAGTGTGTGGAGGGAGATGGAGCAAACTGCCTTGAGCTGTGGTCAG GCCAAGGTGAGTgaactggaggaggagatgatgCAGCTGCAGCCAGATATAGTCGATGTGCAGAGGCAGCCATGGAGGAGTGGAGAAGCCCTGGACACACT TGAAGGAAAAGCCATGGAGCTGTTCCGCAAActcagagagaaacacagag ACCAGAGGTGTCCAGGGGACGGACAGGAGGTGGTTCGTCTGGTGGTTCAGGCTGTACAATTCTACGAGAGGAAGCTGAAAGACTTCTACACTCACCTTAG TAAGACAGCAGTGTGCCGTCAGCGTGTGATGGAGCTGCTGCCGAAGGTGGAGGGCGTGGTCCAGAGGATGGCTGAGAGTGAACAAGTCCTCATGAGTCTGCAGGAAAAACGACAGAGGGAGCTGTGGAACCTGCTCAAAGTGGCCTGT AGTAAAGTTCGCAGCCCGGTGAGTGGGAGTCCCGATGGATTACGAACCCCTTCGTCAGTTCCTCCTCTTCTGACCCCCAGACCCAGCTTACAGCAGTT tgatgaGCCTCTCGTGGAGGAGAGCAGGACATTTGAGAGCCGACTCCAGAGTTTGCTGCATGACACCATCCAGGAATCGGAGAGTAGTATggag ATGTTGAGGGAGTGGACGTGGCTGAGTGGAAGTGACCTCTCCTAA
- the vdac3 gene encoding voltage-dependent anion-selective channel protein 3 isoform X2 produces the protein MAVPPAYADLGKSAKDLFNKGYGYGILKLDVKTKSQSGVEFATSGSSNTDTGKSGGHLETKYKMNELGLTFNQKWNTDNTLTTEITVEDQLAQGLKLGLDTSFVPNTGKKSAKLKTGYKHDYVNVGCDLDFDMAGPTVHAAAVLGYEGWLAGYQLAFDTAKSKLMQNNFALGYKAGDFQLHTNVNEGTEFGGSIYQKVNSKLETAVHLAWTAGSNNTRFGIGAKYQLDKDATLSTKVNNACLVGVGYTQTLRPGVKLTLSALIDGKNVNTGGHKVGLGFELEA, from the exons ATGGCTGTCCCTCCTGCTTATGCTGACTTGGGGAAATCTGCCAAAGACCTTTTCAACAAGGGCTATG GCTATGGAATTCTGAAACTGGACGTTAAGACCAAGTCCCAGAGTGGTGTT GAGTTTGCCACCTCAGGCTccagcaacacagacacagggaagTCAGGAGGCCACCTGGAGACCAAGTACAAAATGAATGAGTTGGGCCTCACCTTCAACCAGAAATGGAACACAGACAATACCCTCACCACAGAAATCACTGTAGAGGATCAG CTGGCTCAGGGCCTGAAGCTTGGCCTGGACACGTCGTTTGTGCCCAACACCGG CAAGAAGAGTGCCAAACTGAAGACTGGTTACAAGCATGACTACGTCAATGTGGGGTGCGACCTGGACTTCGACATGGCTGGACCTACTGTCCACGCAGCGGCTGTGCTGGGCTACGagggctggctggctggctacCAGTTGGCTTTCGACACTGCCAAATCTAAACTGATGCAGAACAACTTTGCCCTTGGATACAAGGCCGGTGACTTCCAGCTTCATACCAATGT TAATGAAGGCACAGAGTTTGGTGGTTCCATTTACCAAAAAGTGAACAGCAAGTTGGAGACAGCGGTCCACTTGGCCTGGACAGCAGGCAGCAACAACACACGGTTTGGAATTGGAGCCAAATATCAGCTGGATAAGGATGCAACACTGTCT ACCAAAGTAAACAACGCCTGCCTTGTTGGAGTTGGATACACACAAACCCTCAGGCCAG GAGTGAAGCTCACCCTCTCGGCTCTGATTGACGGGAAGAACGTGAACACCGGTGGACACAAAGTCGGCTTAGGCTTTGAGCTGGAGGCGTAA
- the vdac3 gene encoding voltage-dependent anion-selective channel protein 3 isoform X1, with amino-acid sequence MAEKGVGSVMQQDKSGKCKQAENKSHCVTCQHHAPKGHGTMAVPPAYADLGKSAKDLFNKGYGYGILKLDVKTKSQSGVEFATSGSSNTDTGKSGGHLETKYKMNELGLTFNQKWNTDNTLTTEITVEDQLAQGLKLGLDTSFVPNTGKKSAKLKTGYKHDYVNVGCDLDFDMAGPTVHAAAVLGYEGWLAGYQLAFDTAKSKLMQNNFALGYKAGDFQLHTNVNEGTEFGGSIYQKVNSKLETAVHLAWTAGSNNTRFGIGAKYQLDKDATLSTKVNNACLVGVGYTQTLRPGVKLTLSALIDGKNVNTGGHKVGLGFELEA; translated from the exons ATGGCAGAGAAAGGAGTGGGGagtgtgatgcagcaggacaagtCAGGAAAATGCAAGCAGGCAGAGAACAAAAGCCACTGTGTGACATGTCAGCACCACGCACCCAAGGGACATG GCACAATGGCTGTCCCTCCTGCTTATGCTGACTTGGGGAAATCTGCCAAAGACCTTTTCAACAAGGGCTATG GCTATGGAATTCTGAAACTGGACGTTAAGACCAAGTCCCAGAGTGGTGTT GAGTTTGCCACCTCAGGCTccagcaacacagacacagggaagTCAGGAGGCCACCTGGAGACCAAGTACAAAATGAATGAGTTGGGCCTCACCTTCAACCAGAAATGGAACACAGACAATACCCTCACCACAGAAATCACTGTAGAGGATCAG CTGGCTCAGGGCCTGAAGCTTGGCCTGGACACGTCGTTTGTGCCCAACACCGG CAAGAAGAGTGCCAAACTGAAGACTGGTTACAAGCATGACTACGTCAATGTGGGGTGCGACCTGGACTTCGACATGGCTGGACCTACTGTCCACGCAGCGGCTGTGCTGGGCTACGagggctggctggctggctacCAGTTGGCTTTCGACACTGCCAAATCTAAACTGATGCAGAACAACTTTGCCCTTGGATACAAGGCCGGTGACTTCCAGCTTCATACCAATGT TAATGAAGGCACAGAGTTTGGTGGTTCCATTTACCAAAAAGTGAACAGCAAGTTGGAGACAGCGGTCCACTTGGCCTGGACAGCAGGCAGCAACAACACACGGTTTGGAATTGGAGCCAAATATCAGCTGGATAAGGATGCAACACTGTCT ACCAAAGTAAACAACGCCTGCCTTGTTGGAGTTGGATACACACAAACCCTCAGGCCAG GAGTGAAGCTCACCCTCTCGGCTCTGATTGACGGGAAGAACGTGAACACCGGTGGACACAAAGTCGGCTTAGGCTTTGAGCTGGAGGCGTAA